From the genome of Blautia pseudococcoides, one region includes:
- a CDS encoding xanthine dehydrogenase family protein molybdopterin-binding subunit — MREEKKRDLKYVGKSYIREDVYDKARGKTQYTCDRQIAGMLYARLVLSEKANADITVHTEKAKQVPGIRAVFTHANVPKITYNPHNWSACLDAPMDQYILSGKARYVGDHLALVVGESKEAVDEAVSLVEIDYDEAAPIIGLAAARETDGMLAFEKEVSCGDYGALTGDGKESEELVVIRTEGSTQKIHHSAIEPHIALSEIDESGNLVLWTPCQTVYQVRYHISHLLGIPYSRVRVIKAVMGGSFGGKGQTVVEPACAFATWILRRPVMLYMDRQDAVMGTRSRNASETCVKTAVTRDGIIRGRRIDTDIDGGAYYTNASAIAMAYCKKLFRMYRIENQTCHVRTYYTNTISGGACRGYGSPQAHAVTEVNLDQTANAIGMDPCEFRLKNFAHPMDDDPTGGTNLGNVRIEECIRKGREAFSWKEKREHIHEKDTKRYAYGVGMACGAHGNGYKGAYPEFTNVIMSLHPDGAVEVQIGIHDQGCGTVMTMQQIAAEALHMDVYRIKVHEADTFVTPYDAAGTQASRVTYVCGRAVQKAGEQLLDKLKNACVQMYHWKKDNIKAHDGILYCEEEEKSYKQIALDYERQCCRYMHTELEYVPPSNPGSYCCAFAEVKVDKYTGQTEVLDLLCVHDVGQVMNRTLSEGQVEGGAQMSLGQALFEEISYDAKGRVKTKNFSKYHIINAPDMPKVRSIFVEDGEPDGPYGGKSLGEIAAVAPAPAVANAINYALGSCFASYPITPEKVVAYLEEKRKEGN, encoded by the coding sequence ATGAGGGAAGAAAAGAAACGTGATTTAAAATATGTAGGAAAGAGCTACATCCGGGAGGATGTGTACGACAAGGCCAGAGGAAAGACGCAGTATACCTGTGACAGGCAGATCGCCGGCATGCTTTATGCCAGGCTGGTTCTGAGTGAGAAGGCAAATGCTGATATTACGGTTCATACGGAAAAGGCAAAGCAGGTGCCCGGTATCCGGGCGGTTTTTACCCACGCCAATGTCCCGAAAATAACCTATAACCCTCATAACTGGTCAGCCTGTCTGGATGCCCCTATGGACCAGTATATTTTAAGCGGGAAGGCCCGGTATGTGGGAGACCATCTGGCGCTTGTAGTTGGGGAATCCAAGGAGGCCGTGGATGAGGCGGTCAGCCTTGTGGAGATTGATTATGACGAAGCAGCTCCCATCATAGGTCTTGCTGCTGCCAGAGAAACAGACGGTATGCTGGCTTTTGAAAAAGAAGTGAGCTGCGGGGATTACGGGGCGCTTACCGGGGACGGGAAAGAGTCGGAGGAACTGGTGGTTATCCGCACAGAGGGCAGTACCCAGAAAATCCATCATAGCGCCATTGAACCCCATATTGCACTGAGTGAAATCGACGAAAGCGGGAATCTGGTACTCTGGACACCCTGTCAGACCGTATATCAGGTCAGATACCACATCAGCCATCTGCTGGGAATCCCTTATTCCAGGGTGCGGGTCATCAAGGCTGTGATGGGCGGTTCCTTCGGAGGAAAAGGCCAGACTGTGGTGGAGCCGGCCTGCGCATTTGCCACATGGATTCTGAGACGTCCGGTCATGCTGTATATGGACAGACAGGACGCAGTCATGGGAACCAGAAGCAGAAACGCGTCCGAAACCTGTGTAAAAACTGCAGTTACCAGAGACGGTATCATCAGGGGCCGCAGAATTGATACAGATATTGACGGCGGCGCCTATTACACCAACGCGTCAGCCATCGCTATGGCATACTGTAAAAAGCTGTTCCGTATGTACCGGATCGAGAATCAGACTTGTCATGTGCGGACTTACTATACCAATACCATTTCCGGCGGTGCCTGCCGGGGATACGGTTCTCCCCAGGCCCACGCCGTCACAGAGGTGAATCTGGACCAGACAGCCAATGCCATTGGCATGGATCCCTGTGAATTCCGCCTGAAAAATTTTGCGCATCCCATGGATGATGACCCTACAGGGGGGACGAATCTGGGAAATGTGAGAATAGAGGAATGTATCAGAAAAGGCAGGGAGGCATTTTCCTGGAAGGAAAAGAGAGAACATATTCACGAGAAGGATACAAAACGCTATGCTTACGGAGTAGGGATGGCCTGCGGTGCCCATGGAAACGGCTATAAAGGAGCATATCCGGAATTTACAAATGTGATCATGTCCCTTCATCCGGATGGAGCTGTGGAAGTACAAATAGGAATTCACGACCAGGGCTGCGGAACGGTCATGACCATGCAGCAGATCGCAGCAGAGGCGCTTCACATGGATGTGTACCGCATCAAAGTGCATGAGGCAGATACGTTTGTCACTCCTTATGACGCAGCCGGAACACAGGCGAGCCGGGTGACTTATGTATGCGGGCGTGCGGTGCAGAAGGCTGGGGAACAGCTTCTGGACAAACTGAAAAATGCATGTGTACAGATGTATCACTGGAAGAAGGATAACATAAAGGCCCATGATGGTATCCTCTACTGTGAGGAGGAGGAAAAGTCCTATAAGCAGATAGCTCTTGATTATGAGAGGCAGTGCTGCCGCTACATGCACACAGAGCTGGAATACGTGCCGCCGTCCAATCCGGGTTCCTACTGCTGTGCCTTTGCTGAGGTGAAAGTGGATAAATACACGGGACAAACTGAAGTGCTGGACCTGCTCTGTGTTCACGATGTGGGCCAGGTCATGAACCGGACACTCTCTGAAGGCCAGGTAGAAGGCGGTGCCCAGATGAGCCTTGGGCAGGCATTGTTTGAAGAGATTTCCTATGATGCTAAGGGAAGGGTAAAGACCAAAAACTTCTCCAAGTATCACATCATCAATGCACCGGATATGCCAAAGGTGCGTTCCATCTTTGTGGAGGACGGGGAACCGGATGGTCCCTACGGAGGGAAAAGCCTGGGGGAGATCGCAGCGGTGGCACCTGCGCCCGCAGTGGCAAATGCCATCAACTATGCGCTGGGAAGCTGTTTTGCAAGCTACCCCATCACACCGGAGAAGGTAGTGGCATATCTGGAAGAGAAACGTAAGGAGGGCAATTAA
- a CDS encoding DUF6323 family protein, producing the protein MEKQIFEMLTKKRQKDELTMLDAYNQRTEKFGLALSEQEAKKLIVSRNNSLKKYGRVEFGRGILDKIIYSFCDSQYISQDTYLATLTRLQDIFYRFKNESQDRLTDDELMTFMRQQYESVCFGDLDYLENTCLERFSRAVREGNLGFIQTGGADAYDELSEEERWDPELYQSVLKELFWE; encoded by the coding sequence ATGGAAAAACAGATTTTTGAGATGCTCACTAAGAAGCGGCAGAAGGATGAGCTGACAATGCTGGACGCTTACAATCAGAGGACAGAGAAATTTGGACTTGCGCTTTCCGAACAGGAGGCAAAAAAACTGATCGTAAGCAGGAATAACAGCCTGAAAAAGTATGGAAGGGTGGAGTTTGGCAGAGGAATACTGGATAAGATCATCTACAGCTTCTGTGATTCTCAGTATATCAGCCAGGACACGTATCTTGCCACATTAACAAGGCTGCAGGACATTTTTTACCGCTTTAAAAATGAATCTCAGGACAGGCTGACAGATGATGAATTGATGACGTTTATGAGACAGCAGTATGAGTCCGTATGTTTTGGGGATTTGGATTATCTGGAAAATACCTGCCTGGAACGTTTTTCAAGGGCTGTCCGAGAAGGGAATCTGGGATTTATACAAACCGGCGGTGCGGATGCTTATGACGAGCTCAGCGAGGAGGAGCGCTGGGACCCGGAGCTTTACCAGTCTGTTTTGAAGGAACTTTTTTGGGAGTAG
- a CDS encoding GNAT family N-acetyltransferase, translating into MAEPEDAEILLEIYTPYVKNTCITFEYQVPSAKEFAGRMTETLNKYPYLAAEQDGEIIGYAYASPFKRRPAYDWAVETTVYLKENVRGKGVGRRLYTALEDILRKQNITNANACITYPNPESIAFHEKMGYRTVGHFTKCGYKNGQWLDVVWMEKFLQKHPGRPAAVIPVGSLRL; encoded by the coding sequence ATGGCAGAGCCGGAGGACGCTGAGATTTTACTGGAAATCTATACACCATATGTAAAAAATACCTGTATCACGTTTGAATACCAGGTGCCTTCTGCGAAAGAATTTGCAGGAAGAATGACAGAAACTTTGAACAAATATCCATACCTTGCCGCAGAACAGGATGGTGAAATAATTGGCTATGCATATGCATCCCCTTTTAAGAGAAGGCCGGCCTATGACTGGGCGGTGGAGACGACTGTTTATCTGAAGGAAAATGTCAGAGGAAAAGGCGTAGGCCGCCGGCTCTACACAGCGCTGGAAGATATTCTCAGGAAACAGAACATAACCAATGCCAATGCCTGCATTACATATCCAAATCCGGAAAGTATCGCATTCCATGAAAAAATGGGTTACCGGACTGTAGGACATTTTACAAAATGCGGATATAAAAACGGACAGTGGCTTGATGTGGTGTGGATGGAAAAATTTCTGCAGAAACATCCTGGGAGGCCAGCGGCAGTGATTCCGGTGGGCAGCCTGCGATTATAA
- a CDS encoding DUF6179 domain-containing protein: MTDMTGRGIYMEYPLEELLPLTAWLADKYTSKESSSVTYETAQMLMEAVLYCVQEYENITASALLSEHAVKAEDAYKIGYDRVVEKVHKAKEIFHDLTGDFCDYGCSNYRGTLLEGMPAFFIAYDARFRPQDHLLTLDYPTVNFRGEMCGIDIIYQYLCDIVVERGLLECFPEQAVRRLLKQVQGRTGTSYMGNLSEMVLVTAFGCMIADRRLMELSLSDQDIEAAEQYFSGDNLQKTEGKLKTLLRILAEKSGRQEWVPYFYSLCHEYAVRIQNGIKYGTLEAVFFGS; encoded by the coding sequence ATGACAGATATGACAGGAAGGGGAATATATATGGAATACCCGTTGGAAGAATTACTGCCTTTGACGGCATGGCTTGCAGATAAATACACCTCCAAAGAGAGCAGCTCTGTGACGTATGAAACCGCTCAGATGCTCATGGAGGCTGTGCTATATTGCGTACAGGAATATGAAAATATCACTGCAAGCGCATTGCTGTCAGAACATGCGGTGAAGGCAGAGGATGCATATAAGATCGGTTATGACAGGGTGGTGGAGAAAGTCCATAAGGCAAAAGAAATCTTTCATGATCTGACTGGAGATTTCTGCGATTACGGCTGCAGCAATTACAGGGGAACCCTGCTGGAAGGAATGCCCGCGTTCTTTATTGCCTATGATGCCAGATTCAGACCACAGGACCATTTGCTGACACTGGACTATCCAACTGTGAATTTTCGTGGGGAAATGTGCGGAATTGATATCATTTATCAATATTTATGTGATATAGTAGTGGAGAGAGGACTTTTGGAATGTTTTCCGGAACAGGCTGTGAGACGCCTTTTGAAGCAGGTGCAGGGCAGAACAGGCACCTCATATATGGGAAACCTAAGTGAGATGGTGCTTGTCACGGCATTTGGTTGTATGATCGCTGACAGGCGGCTTATGGAGCTTTCACTTTCTGATCAGGATATTGAGGCGGCAGAACAGTATTTTTCAGGTGATAACCTGCAAAAAACAGAGGGAAAACTGAAAACACTATTACGGATCCTGGCTGAAAAATCAGGCAGACAGGAGTGGGTTCCATATTTTTACAGCTTATGCCATGAATATGCCGTCAGAATCCAAAACGGCATAAAGTATGGGACGTTGGAAGCGGTATTTTTTGGGTCGTGA
- a CDS encoding DNA alkylation repair protein, with product MTSNEILSELKALSSEKYKANVVKLGIPETYSIGVSTADVRKLAKKAGRDNSLAHELWNTGYHEARLLAVLVIDKKKFTLQEAETLMYDVISWDLCDHLCKNLLIKMKGYEELIEKWCDSEATYTKRAAFTLMATAAIHEKSLKNHTLDHYLELIRMNSDDEREHVKKSVSWALREIGKRDFDYQEKSVLLAHELLENGNKAQKRIGKDALKELENLVKTEGRSRLISADSQMGKEIKS from the coding sequence TTGACAAGTAATGAAATCCTGTCAGAATTAAAAGCACTAAGTTCAGAAAAATACAAAGCCAATGTAGTAAAACTCGGTATTCCCGAAACATACAGTATCGGTGTGTCTACGGCAGATGTCAGGAAGCTTGCAAAAAAAGCAGGCAGGGACAATTCCCTGGCTCATGAATTGTGGAATACAGGATACCATGAGGCGAGGCTCCTTGCGGTACTGGTCATTGATAAAAAGAAGTTTACGCTGCAGGAGGCAGAGACACTTATGTACGATGTCATCTCCTGGGATTTGTGCGACCATCTGTGTAAGAATCTGCTCATCAAGATGAAAGGGTATGAAGAACTCATAGAAAAGTGGTGTGACTCTGAAGCGACCTATACCAAACGGGCTGCATTCACTCTCATGGCCACTGCAGCTATCCATGAAAAAAGTCTGAAAAACCATACTCTGGATCATTACCTTGAGCTTATCCGGATGAACTCCGATGATGAGAGAGAACACGTAAAAAAATCAGTATCGTGGGCGTTAAGAGAAATCGGAAAAAGAGATTTCGACTATCAGGAAAAGTCTGTACTGCTGGCTCATGAACTGCTGGAAAATGGAAACAAAGCCCAGAAGAGGATAGGAAAAGATGCTTTGAAGGAGCTGGAAAATTTGGTGAAGACAGAAGGGCGCAGCCGTCTGATCTCAGCAGATTCCCAGATGGGAAAAGAAATAAAGTCATGA
- a CDS encoding (2Fe-2S)-binding protein has product MLLRCMINGEQVEKETEPTKRLLDFLREDCGLTGVKEGCSEGECGACTVLLDKKAVTSCTVFAGQVMDREITTIEGLEKNGELDALQEAFIKMGAVQCGFCTPGMILSCKALLYENPHPTVEEIKRAIEGNLCRCTGYEKIVKAVNAVGEGEIK; this is encoded by the coding sequence ATGCTGCTCAGATGTATGATTAACGGAGAACAGGTGGAGAAGGAGACAGAGCCGACGAAACGTCTGCTCGATTTTCTGCGTGAGGACTGCGGGCTGACAGGCGTGAAAGAGGGCTGCAGCGAAGGCGAGTGCGGTGCCTGTACGGTACTGCTGGATAAAAAAGCTGTGACAAGCTGTACAGTTTTCGCTGGACAGGTCATGGACCGGGAGATCACCACCATTGAGGGACTGGAGAAAAACGGCGAGCTGGATGCGTTGCAGGAGGCGTTTATCAAGATGGGGGCTGTTCAGTGCGGTTTCTGCACACCGGGTATGATATTGTCCTGTAAGGCTCTGCTCTATGAAAATCCCCATCCCACAGTGGAGGAGATAAAGAGAGCGATTGAGGGAAACTTGTGCCGCTGTACAGGATATGAGAAAATCGTGAAGGCAGTCAATGCCGTGGGAGAGGGGGAGATCAAGTGA
- a CDS encoding GNAT family N-acetyltransferase: MEFVIRKAEYKDIPGIMTVMKDAQKAMEHPEWFCSDCEEYIKKHIETCGFTIVSEPVSGSSLAGFFLIKFPGLSEENLGYLLNYSEEELQRTVHMDMAVVHPSWQGNGLQSRMLHKAEEMLADSPVLRNRLLATVHPDNRYSLHNMQSNGYEIVKTADLYGGLPRYVLQKIL; this comes from the coding sequence ATGGAATTTGTTATTAGGAAAGCTGAATATAAGGATATTCCCGGTATTATGACAGTTATGAAAGATGCTCAAAAGGCTATGGAGCATCCGGAATGGTTTTGTTCTGATTGTGAAGAATATATAAAAAAACATATTGAGACATGTGGCTTTACGATTGTGTCAGAGCCTGTTTCAGGTAGTTCTCTGGCAGGTTTTTTTCTTATAAAATTTCCGGGACTTTCGGAGGAAAATCTGGGATATTTACTGAATTATTCAGAGGAAGAACTGCAGAGAACTGTCCATATGGATATGGCGGTTGTGCATCCTTCCTGGCAGGGAAACGGCCTTCAGTCCCGTATGCTCCATAAGGCGGAGGAAATGCTTGCTGATTCCCCTGTTCTGAGGAACCGGCTTCTGGCGACTGTACATCCTGACAACCGCTATAGCCTGCATAATATGCAAAGTAACGGCTATGAGATTGTAAAGACCGCTGATCTCTACGGTGGTCTGCCAAGGTATGTGCTCCAGAAAATATTATAA
- the citC gene encoding [citrate (pro-3S)-lyase] ligase, producing MELTNSYLEEGFPFRGRKRKKMEEFLEKSGLTYDAEIVYSVLLCREDGEIIGCGSRHENILKCIAVDASYQGEGLLPGIVTQLIKQAYGCGISHLFLFTKPEYQVIFGDMGFYPITGTDSMLLLENRKDGISLYLEEELARCPAPQAQEAGAIVMNANPFTFGHRYLTETAAKACELLHVFVLSADASEFPADVRLRLVKEGCQDLKNVIVHGSSEYLISHATFPDYFLKDKTGASDKAAELDLKIFGDYFRKAFHIVKRFVGEEPFSLVTRAYNEQMKQTLPAYGIEVVEIPRKTSGNTVISATLVREKFLAGDMESVRSLVPDTTYCYLVSDAGTALRKQLLERQS from the coding sequence ATGGAACTGACGAACAGTTACCTGGAGGAGGGATTTCCTTTCCGGGGACGGAAACGAAAGAAAATGGAAGAGTTTCTGGAAAAAAGCGGCCTGACCTATGACGCAGAGATTGTCTATTCTGTCCTTCTGTGCAGAGAGGACGGAGAGATCATAGGCTGTGGTTCCAGACATGAAAATATCTTAAAATGCATTGCAGTAGACGCCTCTTATCAGGGGGAAGGGCTTCTGCCTGGAATTGTCACACAGCTTATCAAGCAGGCTTACGGCTGTGGCATCTCCCACTTGTTTTTATTTACGAAACCGGAATATCAGGTCATATTTGGTGATATGGGCTTTTATCCCATAACCGGGACAGATTCCATGCTCCTGCTGGAGAACCGAAAGGACGGCATTTCTCTTTATCTGGAGGAAGAACTGGCCCGCTGCCCTGCTCCACAGGCCCAAGAGGCTGGGGCCATTGTCATGAACGCCAATCCCTTTACCTTTGGACACCGGTATCTGACGGAAACGGCTGCAAAGGCATGTGAATTGCTGCATGTCTTTGTGCTCTCCGCCGACGCCTCAGAATTTCCTGCTGACGTCAGGCTCCGTCTCGTTAAGGAGGGCTGTCAAGACCTTAAAAATGTGATCGTCCACGGCAGTTCCGAATATCTCATATCCCATGCCACCTTTCCCGATTACTTTCTGAAGGATAAGACCGGGGCCTCGGACAAGGCTGCAGAACTGGATCTGAAAATTTTCGGTGACTATTTCCGGAAGGCCTTTCATATTGTAAAGCGTTTTGTGGGTGAGGAGCCGTTTTCCCTGGTCACCAGGGCATATAATGAACAGATGAAGCAAACCCTTCCCGCCTATGGCATCGAAGTGGTGGAGATTCCCCGGAAGACATCCGGGAATACGGTCATCAGCGCAACCCTTGTGCGAGAAAAGTTTCTGGCAGGGGATATGGAGTCTGTGCGCTCCCTGGTGCCTGACACGACTTATTGCTATCTGGTATCAGATGCGGGAACTGCACTTAGAAAACAACTATTGGAGAGACAATCATGA
- the citX gene encoding citrate lyase holo-[acyl-carrier protein] synthase, whose amino-acid sequence MNHTDLCTGTAITLQQVLDAREQRAAIQNEMLSDLEGDGAALISFTLNIVGPVKVFPYTILAYEAGLAAIRECLMWLEAHITGFREVRENTGYEAFFSVKKEPGIAHICKEYLTELEETHPVGRLFDIDVLQSDGIKVSRESLGYAGRTCLLCDNPAFLCGRSRTHTAQELVERETALIRDFFAERFSVHVGLLMQKALFYEVNTTLKPGLVDLVHNGAHTDMDRYTFRDSAYALTSYFIETARRGMEFALDGGSQDELPELFASVRPLGMAAETAMRQATGGVNTHKGMIFSGGILCCALGYDMASRGLGGSCRLNGCTKYAKPAEAFQDLETTVKHMLVHLLDDYKMLCTSRPSKDVSHGERLYMRYGITGIRGEAHLGFPTLFHMGYPLFKQVLAHGYTMNEAGCIVLLHYMADTEDSNLITRSGYDTAGKIQAELARFLECASYEEQLAVIPKLDAYFVQERISPGGSADMLALTYFLYFMGVLPCRWG is encoded by the coding sequence ATGAACCATACAGATTTATGCACAGGTACTGCCATCACCCTGCAGCAGGTGCTGGATGCCAGAGAACAGCGGGCAGCCATACAAAATGAAATGTTGAGCGATTTAGAGGGGGACGGGGCTGCGCTTATCAGCTTCACCCTGAATATTGTAGGCCCGGTCAAAGTCTTTCCCTATACGATCCTGGCCTACGAAGCTGGCCTTGCGGCCATCCGGGAATGCCTTATGTGGCTGGAAGCACATATCACAGGCTTCCGGGAAGTCCGGGAGAACACAGGATATGAGGCTTTCTTTTCCGTAAAAAAGGAACCGGGAATTGCGCATATCTGTAAAGAATATCTCACGGAACTGGAGGAGACACATCCTGTGGGACGTCTGTTTGACATTGATGTACTTCAGTCTGACGGCATTAAGGTGTCCAGGGAATCCCTCGGTTATGCGGGGCGCACCTGTCTTCTCTGTGATAATCCGGCTTTTCTGTGCGGACGCTCCCGTACGCATACGGCACAGGAACTGGTGGAACGGGAAACTGCTCTTATCAGGGATTTTTTTGCGGAGCGTTTTTCCGTCCATGTGGGACTGCTGATGCAGAAAGCACTTTTTTATGAGGTAAACACAACTTTGAAACCGGGCCTGGTGGACCTTGTACATAATGGGGCCCACACAGATATGGACCGGTATACCTTCCGGGACAGTGCCTATGCACTTACTTCTTATTTTATCGAGACGGCCCGCCGGGGTATGGAGTTTGCGCTGGATGGGGGAAGTCAGGATGAACTGCCGGAACTGTTTGCCTCTGTCCGTCCGCTTGGCATGGCTGCAGAAACCGCTATGAGGCAGGCAACAGGAGGGGTCAATACCCATAAAGGCATGATCTTCTCAGGCGGGATTCTCTGCTGTGCCCTGGGGTATGATATGGCGTCCCGTGGGTTAGGCGGGTCCTGCCGGCTGAACGGCTGTACCAAATATGCAAAACCGGCGGAGGCATTTCAGGACTTGGAAACCACTGTCAAGCATATGCTGGTCCACCTTCTGGATGATTATAAGATGCTCTGTACATCCCGGCCGTCCAAAGATGTGAGTCACGGGGAGCGCCTGTATATGCGATATGGCATTACCGGAATCCGCGGGGAGGCCCATCTTGGTTTTCCTACACTTTTTCATATGGGATATCCTCTTTTTAAACAGGTGCTGGCCCATGGTTATACCATGAATGAAGCGGGGTGTATCGTGCTTCTGCACTACATGGCAGATACAGAAGATTCCAATCTGATCACCCGTTCCGGCTATGATACGGCAGGTAAGATACAGGCAGAACTGGCACGTTTTCTGGAATGTGCTTCTTATGAGGAACAGCTTGCCGTAATCCCAAAACTGGATGCATATTTTGTGCAGGAACGTATCAGCCCGGGGGGAAGTGCGGATATGCTGGCGCTCACTTATTTTTTGTATTTTATGGGGGTTCTGCCTTGCAGATGGGGGTGA
- a CDS encoding FAD binding domain-containing protein — translation MSFHMPHNLDELAAALREKDENTYLCAGGTDLVIHLRKEKIFHYSLIDLTHLPELSQITETEDMVIIGAGVTMTELEQSPVIRTWIPALAKAASMVGSTQIRNRATLGGNIANASQSSDTTPVLLAYGAEAEILDESGTVTRRLTDDFVEGLEKTSLGEREVILKFVVRKQKALSGFAKVGARKAVTISKINGCICTEIKEGCMIHPVVYLGAVGAKASRARLIEECLEGSMLSGCDEEKVRDAVYAQIEENIPGRPSKHYKKSAAFGVIDQILDDLRRAEEEAGR, via the coding sequence GTGAGTTTCCACATGCCGCATAATTTGGATGAGCTGGCTGCTGCCCTGAGAGAAAAAGACGAAAACACTTATCTCTGCGCAGGGGGGACAGATCTTGTCATCCATTTGAGAAAAGAGAAAATTTTTCATTATTCTTTGATTGACCTGACGCATCTGCCGGAATTGTCCCAGATTACAGAGACAGAGGATATGGTTATCATCGGCGCAGGCGTCACCATGACAGAGCTGGAGCAAAGTCCTGTTATCAGAACATGGATACCGGCTCTTGCAAAAGCCGCTTCCATGGTAGGTTCCACTCAGATCCGGAACCGGGCAACCCTGGGGGGGAATATAGCCAACGCGTCCCAGAGTTCAGACACCACACCGGTGCTCCTGGCTTATGGCGCAGAAGCGGAGATCCTGGATGAGAGCGGGACAGTGACAAGGCGTCTGACAGATGATTTTGTGGAAGGCCTGGAGAAGACCAGCCTTGGAGAGAGAGAAGTTATCCTGAAGTTTGTGGTCAGGAAACAAAAGGCTCTGTCAGGTTTTGCAAAAGTGGGTGCCAGAAAAGCAGTTACTATATCAAAGATCAATGGCTGTATCTGCACAGAGATCAAAGAAGGGTGTATGATACATCCTGTAGTATACCTGGGGGCAGTCGGCGCAAAAGCAAGCCGTGCCCGTCTGATAGAGGAGTGCCTGGAAGGCAGCATGCTTTCCGGCTGTGATGAGGAAAAAGTGCGGGACGCCGTGTATGCGCAGATTGAGGAAAACATCCCCGGCAGGCCCTCAAAGCACTATAAAAAATCAGCCGCTTTCGGGGTCATTGACCAGATTCTGGATGACCTTCGCAGGGCAGAAGAGGAGGCGGGCAGATGA